A genome region from Stenotrophomonas bentonitica includes the following:
- a CDS encoding SRPBCC family protein: MTRIIEFLIALGIVAGLFVIIGVVLPGERHITESIETNRKMTIVYDTVNSLRRFKDWNPLVLRDPAVELKLSGPAAGVGARLDFTSKEPSLGQGSWEITESEPNKRVAIAIDDATKGHDKKTSFTLEPTGKGGRNVKITQDYSVKYGFNLFGRYAGLYVSRHVGDDLKLGLSRMANMLATVPNIDYRTAEAPLTDLAIIDAPAEDLLVVTAGNVDRGEGTITKSIKDNQEWIKRVMEANDLEAAGPFRIITTDFGQEKYAFDVAQPVKKKGTEGASAEALTVKIDGGAPVKYVHVAPHRTAHAKYTGHMAGLDIARNALRAWAVTGGNEVIDRPYESWNAGVEKSFTPEATYDIYWAVK, translated from the coding sequence ATGACCCGTATTATCGAGTTCCTGATCGCCTTGGGGATCGTGGCTGGCCTGTTCGTCATCATTGGCGTTGTGCTGCCGGGCGAGCGTCACATCACTGAAAGCATCGAGACCAACCGCAAGATGACGATCGTGTACGACACGGTCAACAGCCTGCGCCGCTTCAAGGACTGGAACCCGCTCGTGCTGCGCGATCCCGCCGTTGAACTGAAGCTCTCCGGCCCCGCCGCCGGCGTCGGTGCCCGCCTGGACTTCACCTCCAAGGAGCCGTCGCTGGGCCAGGGCAGCTGGGAGATCACCGAGTCCGAGCCGAACAAGCGCGTGGCCATCGCCATCGATGACGCCACCAAGGGTCACGACAAGAAGACCAGCTTCACCCTCGAGCCGACCGGCAAGGGTGGCCGCAACGTCAAGATCACCCAGGACTACAGCGTCAAGTACGGCTTCAACCTGTTTGGTCGTTACGCGGGCCTGTACGTCAGCCGTCACGTCGGTGACGACCTGAAGCTGGGTCTGTCGCGCATGGCCAACATGCTGGCCACCGTGCCGAACATCGACTACCGCACCGCCGAAGCCCCGCTGACCGACCTGGCCATCATCGATGCCCCGGCCGAAGACCTGCTGGTGGTCACCGCCGGTAACGTGGATCGTGGCGAAGGCACCATCACCAAGTCGATCAAGGACAACCAGGAGTGGATCAAGCGCGTGATGGAGGCCAATGACCTCGAAGCCGCCGGTCCGTTCCGCATCATCACCACTGACTTCGGTCAGGAAAAGTACGCCTTCGACGTGGCCCAGCCGGTCAAGAAGAAGGGTACCGAAGGCGCTTCGGCTGAAGCCCTGACGGTGAAGATCGACGGTGGCGCCCCGGTCAAGTACGTGCACGTCGCACCGCACCGCACCGCGCATGCGAAGTACACCGGCCACATGGCTGGCCTGGACATCGCCCGCAACGCCCTGCGCGCCTGGGCCGTGACCGGTGGCAACGAAGTGATCGACCGTCCGTACGAGTCCTGGAACGCAGGCGTTGAGAAGTCCTTCACGCCGGAAGCGACCTACGACATCTACTGGGCCGTCAAGTAA